A window from Pangasianodon hypophthalmus isolate fPanHyp1 chromosome 4, fPanHyp1.pri, whole genome shotgun sequence encodes these proteins:
- the LOC113524125 gene encoding 5-beta-cholestane-3-alpha,7-alpha-diol 12-alpha-hydroxylase: MSFLLQILIALFLSLLGGLYVLGAFRRRRSGEPPLDKGPLPWLGHVLEFRRDTAKFLERMRKKHGDIFTVQLGGFYFTFLTDPLSFGSVVKEARAKLDFNEFAKHLVQRVFGYDPLEDDHKLIQASSNKHLMGDGLVVITQAMMNNLQNLMLHIIKSGNDDERLWQEDGLFAYCYNIVFRAGYLALFGNEVAKTSGSVDKAKELDRKVSDELFYEFRKYDQLFPKLAYGVLGPSEKMEAERLKRLFWNVLSVKKVNTKENISGWVSESQQMRAERGMHESMQDRQMFLLLWVSQGNTGPASFWLLLFLMKHPEAMKAVKSEVDEVLRETGQEVKRGGPLINLTRDMLLKTPVLDSAVDESLRMTAAPVLTRAVLEDMSLKMDNGREYKIRKGDRVAMFPYTAVQMDPEVHPDPHTFKYNRFLTADGGKKTEFYKGGKKVKYYNMPWGAGVSMCPGRFFAVNELKQFVFLMLTYFDFELKNPDEEIPDIDVRRWGFGTMQPTRDIPFRYRLRF, translated from the coding sequence atgagCTTTCTACTGCAAATTCTTAtcgctctgtttctctctctgcttggGGGACTTTACGTCCTTGGAGCCTTCCGCCGTCGAAGGTCTGGAGAACCTCCTCTGGATAAAGGTCCTCTTCCATGGCTGGGACATGTCCTGGAGTTCAGGAGGGACACGGCGAAGTTTCTAGAGAGGATGAGAAAGAAGCATGGGGATATTTTCACTGTGCAGCTGGGAGGGTTTTACTTCACTTTCCTCACGGACCCACTGTCCTTCGGCTCGGTGGTTAAAGAGGCCCGGGCCAAACTGGACTTTAATGAGTTCGCTAAGCACCTGGTCCAGCGTGTTTTTGGCTACGATCCCTTAGAAGATGACCACAAGCTCATTCAGGCATCCAGCAACAAGCATCTGATGGGTGATGGCCTGGTGGTGATAACACAAGCCATGATGAACAACCTGCAGAACCTCATGCTGCACATTATCAAGTCTGGAAATGATGATGAAAGGCTGTGGCAGGAGGATGGGCTCTTCGCTTACTGCTATAACATCGTGTTTCGCGCCGGATATCTGGCGCTTTTTGGAAATGAAGTAGCCAAGACTTCAGGAAGCGTGGACAAAGCAAAGGAGCTCGACCGAAAGGTGTCAGATGAGCTCTTTTATGAGTTCCGTAAATATGATCAACTTTTCCCAAAGCTGGCTTATGGAGTTCTAGGACCATCTGAGAAAATGGAAGCAGAGAGGCTAAAGAGACTTTTCTGGAACGTCCTCTCTGTGAAGAAGGTGAACACCAAAGAGAACATTAGCGGCTGGGTGTCTGAATCACAGCAGATGCGTGCCGAGCGTGGAATGCATGAGTCCATGCAGGACAGACAAATGTTCCTGCTCCTGTGGGTGTCCCAGGGTAACACAGGTCCCGCTTCATTCTggcttctcctcttcctcatgaAGCACCCGGAGGCCATGAAGGCGGTGAAGAGCGAGGTCGATGAGGTTCTGCGTGAAACCGGACAGGAGGTGAAGCGTGGTGGCCCGCTGATTAACCTGACTCGAGACATGCTGCTCAAAACCCCGGTTCTGGACAGCGCCGTGGATGAGAGTCTGCGAATGACGGCTGCTCCCGTGCTCACACGAGCCGTTCTGGAGGACATGAGCCTGAAAATGGACAATGGGCGCGAATACAAGATCCGCAAAGGTGACCGTGTGGCCATGTTCCCCTACACTGCTGTCCAGATGGACCCGGAGGTGCACCCTGATCCACACACCTTCAAGTACAACCGCTTCCTCACAGCTGATGGTGGAAAAAAGACCGAATTCTacaaaggaggaaagaaagtgAAGTACTACAACATGCCGTGGGGTGCCGGGGTCAGCATGTGTCCTGGGAGGTTCTTCGCCGTCAACGAGCTCAAGCAGTTCGTCTTCCTCATGCTCACATATTTTGACTTTGAGTTAAAGAACCCAGATGAAGAGATCCCAGACATCGATGTGAGGCGGTGGGGATTCGGGACCATGCAGCCAACGCGCGACATCCC